In Pseudomonas sp. Leaf58, one DNA window encodes the following:
- a CDS encoding molybdopterin-binding protein, producing the protein MTIKAINVRNQFKGTVKEILEGPVLSEIDVQTASGIVTSVITTRSVRELELQVGSEVIAFVKSTEVSIAKL; encoded by the coding sequence ATGACTATCAAAGCCATCAACGTTCGTAACCAGTTCAAAGGCACCGTGAAAGAAATCCTTGAAGGCCCGGTACTGTCGGAAATCGATGTGCAGACGGCCTCTGGCATCGTCACTTCGGTGATCACCACCCGCTCCGTGCGTGAGCTGGAGCTGCAGGTGGGCAGCGAAGTGATTGCCTTCGTGAAGTCGACTGAAGTGTCTATCGCCAAGCTGTGA
- a CDS encoding TetR/AcrR family transcriptional regulator: MSRTATPRRPRASSQARIEAILAAARELLAELGVASLSIYSVAERAQIPPSSVYHFFASVPALLEALTADVHRAFRDALSAPIDGSAFNTWHELSRLIEQRMLDIYNKDAAARQLILAQHGLSEVVQADRQHDMELGDLMYKLFDQHFHLPVMPVDVDVFALAMELSDRVYARSVQLHEAITPRMAEEGKRVFEAYLGLYLPPFLAKRSS, encoded by the coding sequence ATGAGCCGCACCGCCACCCCGCGCAGACCGCGCGCTAGCAGCCAGGCCAGGATCGAAGCGATCCTGGCGGCTGCGCGCGAGCTGCTGGCCGAACTGGGGGTGGCAAGCCTGTCAATCTACAGCGTGGCCGAGCGTGCGCAGATTCCACCGTCGTCGGTGTACCACTTCTTCGCCAGCGTGCCAGCCTTGCTCGAGGCGCTGACCGCCGACGTGCACCGTGCCTTTCGTGACGCGCTGAGCGCGCCGATCGACGGCAGCGCATTCAACACCTGGCACGAACTGTCACGGCTGATCGAGCAGCGCATGCTGGATATCTACAACAAAGATGCGGCAGCGCGGCAGCTGATTTTGGCCCAGCATGGCTTGAGCGAAGTGGTGCAGGCCGATCGGCAGCACGATATGGAATTGGGCGACTTGATGTACAAGTTGTTCGACCAGCACTTTCACTTGCCGGTGATGCCGGTGGATGTGGACGTGTTTGCCCTGGCTATGGAGCTGAGCGACCGGGTTTATGCGCGGTCGGTGCAGCTGCATGAGGCGATTACCCCGCGTATGGCCGAGGAAGGCAAGCGGGTGTTCGAGGCGTATCTGGGGCTGTATCTGCCGCCGTTTCTGGCCAAGCGTTCCAGCTGA
- the gshA gene encoding glutamate--cysteine ligase yields the protein MSDLLNRRLSLLGANLPLLKQCLHGIERECLRVTAEGRLAQTPHPQALGSALTNEQITTDYSESLLEFITPALPDPAKVLESLEQTHRFVYSKLGDEYLWSPSMPCTLPAEEDIPIAEYGSSNIGKLKHVYRKGLALRYGRTMQCIAGIHYNFSLPEALWPLLRAAEGGSESDRDYQSSAYIALIRNFRRYSWLLMYLFGASPALDKGFLRGRPHQLEELDGETLYLPFATSLRMSDLGYQSNAQAGLTPCYNNLASYTDSLRKAVGTPYPPYVEVGTHVDGEWVQLNTNILQIENEYYSNIRPKRVTYTGERPIQALTSRGVQYVEVRCLDINPFLPVGIDLTEARFLDAFLLFCALEDSPQLDNGECGQCTNNFLTVVKEGRRPGLELHRNGQPIGLKAWASELITRIRSLADLLDQAHGGEEHAKALDAQQAKVDDASLTPSAQVLARMTEHDESFAKFSLRQSRIHAETFREQPLNSEQQQAFETLARESLAKQAEMEQEEVGDFDLFVGAYQASILAISN from the coding sequence TTGAGCGACCTCCTCAACCGCCGCCTGAGCCTGCTCGGCGCCAATCTCCCCCTGCTCAAGCAGTGCCTGCACGGCATTGAGCGCGAATGCCTGCGCGTGACCGCCGAAGGTCGCCTGGCCCAGACCCCCCATCCGCAAGCACTGGGATCGGCGCTGACCAACGAGCAGATCACCACCGATTATTCCGAATCGCTGCTGGAGTTCATCACCCCGGCCCTGCCCGACCCGGCCAAGGTGCTCGAAAGCCTCGAACAGACCCACCGCTTCGTCTACAGCAAGCTGGGCGACGAATACCTGTGGAGCCCGTCGATGCCGTGCACGCTGCCGGCCGAGGAGGATATCCCGATCGCCGAGTACGGCAGCTCGAACATCGGCAAGCTCAAGCACGTCTACCGCAAGGGCCTGGCCCTGCGCTACGGCCGCACCATGCAGTGCATCGCCGGTATCCATTACAACTTCTCCCTGCCTGAGGCGCTGTGGCCGCTGCTGCGTGCCGCCGAAGGTGGCAGTGAGAGCGACCGCGACTACCAGTCGTCGGCCTACATCGCGCTGATCCGCAATTTCCGCCGCTACAGCTGGCTGCTGATGTACCTGTTCGGCGCTTCGCCGGCCCTGGACAAAGGCTTCCTGCGTGGCCGCCCGCACCAGCTCGAAGAGTTGGATGGCGAAACCCTGTACCTGCCGTTCGCCACCAGCTTGCGCATGAGTGACCTGGGCTACCAGAGCAACGCCCAAGCTGGCCTCACGCCGTGCTACAACAACCTCGCCAGCTACACCGACAGCCTGCGCAAAGCGGTGGGCACGCCCTACCCGCCTTACGTTGAAGTGGGTACGCACGTGGATGGCGAGTGGGTACAGCTGAACACCAACATCCTGCAGATCGAAAACGAGTATTACTCGAACATTCGCCCCAAGCGCGTCACCTACACCGGCGAGCGGCCGATCCAGGCCCTGACCTCGCGCGGCGTGCAGTACGTGGAAGTGCGCTGCCTGGACATCAACCCGTTCCTGCCGGTGGGTATCGACCTGACCGAGGCGCGCTTCCTCGATGCGTTCCTGCTGTTCTGTGCGCTGGAAGACAGCCCGCAGCTGGACAACGGCGAGTGCGGCCAGTGCACCAACAATTTCCTCACCGTGGTCAAGGAAGGCCGTCGCCCCGGCTTGGAACTGCACCGCAACGGCCAGCCGATTGGCCTGAAGGCGTGGGCCAGCGAGTTGATCACGCGCATCCGCTCACTGGCCGATCTGCTCGACCAGGCCCACGGCGGCGAAGAACACGCCAAGGCCCTGGATGCCCAGCAGGCCAAGGTCGACGACGCTTCGCTGACCCCGTCGGCGCAGGTGCTGGCGCGCATGACCGAGCATGACGAAAGCTTCGCCAAATTCTCCCTGCGCCAAAGCCGTATCCATGCCGAAACCTTCCGCGAGCAGCCACTGAACAGCGAACAACAACAAGCGTTCGAAACACTGGCGCGTGAATCGCTCGCTAAACAGGCCGAGATGGAGCAAGAGGAAGTCGGTGACTTCGACCTGTTCGTCGGTGCCTACCAGGCCAGTATCCTAGCGATCAGCAACTGA
- a CDS encoding PaaI family thioesterase, whose protein sequence is MDVPREYVESAFSQLLGCRLQRLDTGVAEVALALEPQLRNRGQKLHGGAIFSLVDIAMGLACSASHGFDEQSVTIECKINYMRAVSDGEVLCTARVLHAGRRTLVVDADVVQGDKLVAKAQGTFAVL, encoded by the coding sequence ATGGACGTACCGCGCGAGTACGTCGAAAGCGCCTTCAGCCAGCTCCTCGGCTGCCGCCTGCAACGCCTGGACACAGGTGTTGCCGAGGTAGCCCTGGCGCTCGAGCCGCAGTTGCGCAACCGCGGCCAGAAGCTGCACGGCGGGGCGATTTTCAGCCTGGTGGACATCGCCATGGGCCTGGCTTGCTCGGCCAGCCATGGCTTTGACGAGCAAAGCGTCACCATCGAATGCAAGATCAACTACATGCGCGCCGTCAGTGACGGCGAAGTGCTGTGCACCGCCCGCGTGCTGCACGCCGGGCGGCGCACCCTGGTGGTCGACGCCGACGTAGTCCAGGGCGACAAACTGGTGGCGAAAGCACAAGGAACCTTCGCGGTTCTCTAG
- a CDS encoding Tex family protein, protein MDSINSRIAEELGVRPQQVEAAVGLLDEGSTVPFIARYRKEVTGSLDDTQLRHLEERLRYLRELDERRASILASIEEQGKLTAELAREIKLADTKTRLEDLYLPYKQKRRTKGQIALEAGLGELADGLFNDPNLAPESEAARFVNAEKGVADVKAALEGAKYILMERFAEDAALLDKLRSFLKQDAVLSARVVAGKEEEGAKFRDYFAHDELLRTAPSHRALAIFRGRNEGVLSASLKVGEELPGTLHPCEVMISNHVGIENRSRPADKWLGEVVRWTWKVKLYTHLETDLFGELRDNAEAEAINVFAHNLHDLLLAAPAGPRATLGFDPGLRTGCKIAVVDATGKLLDYTTVYPHAPKNDWDRTISIMAALCAKHSVELIAIGNGTASRESDKLVAELVKKYPALKITKIMVSEAGASVYSASELAAREFPDLDVSIRGAVSIARRLQDPLAELVKIDPKSIGVGQYQHDVSQLKLARGLDAVVEDCVNAVGVDVNTASVALLTRISGLNATLAQNIVAHRDANGPFATRAALKKVSRLGEKTFEQAAGFLRVMNGDNPLDASAVHPEAYPLVQRIAADTDRDIRSLIGDSSFLKRLDPKKFTDETFGLPTVTDILQELDKPGRDPRPEFKTATFQDGVEDLKDLEPGMILEGVVTNVTNFGAFVDIGVHQDGLVHISALSEKFVKDPREAVKAGDVVKVKVMEVDIPRKRVGLSMRMSDTPGEKVEGNRGGNRGNAGNRQPQAPRQRETATAAPANNAMASLFANAKQLKKK, encoded by the coding sequence ATGGACAGCATCAACAGCCGTATCGCCGAGGAACTGGGCGTACGCCCCCAGCAGGTCGAGGCGGCCGTGGGCCTGTTGGACGAAGGCTCGACCGTGCCCTTCATCGCCCGCTACCGCAAGGAAGTGACCGGTAGCCTGGACGACACCCAGCTGCGCCATCTGGAAGAACGCCTGCGCTACCTGCGCGAACTCGACGAGCGCCGCGCCAGCATCCTGGCCAGCATCGAGGAGCAGGGCAAGCTGACCGCGGAGCTGGCCCGCGAGATCAAGCTGGCCGACACCAAGACCCGCCTCGAAGACTTGTACCTGCCGTACAAGCAGAAGCGCCGCACCAAGGGCCAGATCGCCCTGGAAGCCGGCCTCGGCGAACTCGCCGACGGCTTGTTCAACGACCCGAACCTGGCCCCGGAAAGCGAAGCCGCACGCTTCGTCAACGCCGAGAAAGGCGTGGCCGACGTCAAGGCCGCGCTGGAAGGCGCCAAGTACATCCTCATGGAACGCTTCGCCGAAGACGCCGCCCTGCTCGACAAGCTGCGCAGCTTCCTCAAGCAGGATGCCGTGCTGAGCGCCCGCGTGGTGGCCGGCAAGGAAGAAGAAGGCGCCAAGTTCCGCGATTACTTCGCCCATGACGAACTGCTGCGCACCGCCCCCTCGCACCGCGCCCTGGCCATCTTCCGCGGGCGCAACGAGGGCGTGCTGAGCGCCTCGCTGAAAGTTGGCGAAGAACTGCCTGGCACCCTGCACCCGTGCGAGGTCATGATCAGCAACCATGTTGGCATCGAAAACCGCAGCCGCCCGGCCGACAAGTGGCTGGGCGAGGTAGTGCGCTGGACCTGGAAGGTGAAACTGTACACCCACCTGGAAACCGACCTGTTCGGCGAGCTGCGCGACAATGCCGAAGCCGAGGCGATCAACGTGTTCGCGCATAACCTGCACGACCTGCTGCTGGCCGCCCCGGCCGGCCCGCGCGCCACCCTCGGCTTCGACCCGGGCCTGCGCACTGGCTGCAAGATTGCCGTGGTCGATGCCACCGGCAAGCTGCTGGACTACACCACCGTCTACCCACACGCGCCGAAGAACGACTGGGACCGCACTATTTCCATCATGGCCGCGCTGTGCGCCAAGCACTCGGTGGAACTGATCGCCATCGGCAACGGCACCGCCAGCCGCGAGAGCGACAAGCTGGTTGCCGAGCTGGTTAAAAAATATCCAGCACTGAAGATTACCAAGATCATGGTCTCCGAGGCGGGGGCTTCGGTGTACTCCGCATCGGAACTGGCCGCCCGCGAGTTCCCGGACCTCGATGTGTCGATCCGTGGCGCTGTGTCGATTGCCCGCCGCCTGCAGGACCCGCTGGCCGAACTGGTGAAGATCGACCCGAAATCCATCGGTGTCGGCCAGTACCAGCACGATGTGTCCCAGCTGAAACTGGCGCGTGGCCTGGACGCCGTGGTCGAGGACTGCGTGAACGCCGTGGGCGTGGACGTCAACACCGCCTCGGTGGCGCTGCTGACGCGCATCTCCGGCCTCAATGCCACCCTGGCGCAGAACATCGTCGCCCACCGCGACGCCAACGGCCCGTTCGCCACCCGCGCGGCGCTGAAAAAAGTCAGCCGCCTGGGTGAGAAAACCTTCGAACAGGCCGCCGGCTTCCTCCGCGTGATGAACGGCGACAACCCGCTGGACGCTTCGGCAGTGCACCCTGAGGCCTACCCGCTGGTGCAGCGCATCGCCGCCGACACCGACCGCGACATTCGCTCGCTGATCGGTGACAGCAGCTTCCTCAAGCGCCTGGACCCAAAGAAATTCACCGATGAAACCTTCGGCCTGCCAACCGTCACCGACATTCTGCAAGAGCTGGACAAGCCTGGCCGCGACCCCCGCCCCGAGTTCAAGACCGCCACCTTCCAGGACGGCGTCGAAGACCTCAAGGACCTAGAGCCGGGCATGATCCTCGAAGGCGTGGTGACCAACGTCACTAACTTCGGTGCCTTCGTCGACATCGGCGTGCACCAGGACGGCCTGGTGCACATCTCGGCACTGTCGGAGAAGTTCGTCAAAGACCCGCGTGAAGCGGTCAAGGCCGGCGACGTGGTCAAGGTCAAGGTCATGGAGGTGGACATCCCGCGCAAGCGCGTCGGCCTGTCCATGCGCATGAGCGACACCCCGGGCGAAAAGGTCGAAGGCAACCGCGGTGGTAACCGTGGCAATGCCGGTAACCGCCAGCCGCAGGCGCCGCGCCAGCGCGAAACCGCCACGGCTGCCCCGGCCAACAACGCCATGGCCTCGCTGTTCGCCAACGCCAAGCAGCTGAAGAAGAAGTGA
- the ompR gene encoding two-component system response regulator OmpR — protein MTGTPNTAEGDKILIVDDDPGLSSLLERFFTSKGYRARAVPNTEQMDRLLQREVFNLVVLDLMLPGEDGLSACKRLRQQNNQIPIIMLTAKGDELSRIKGLELGADDYLGKPFNPDELMARVKAVLRRQAPSVPGAPGSEDESVTFGDYELSLATRELKRGDEVHMLTTGEFAVLKALVMHAREPLTRDKLMNLARGREWDALERSIDVQISRLRRMIEPDPSKPRYIQTVWGVGYVFVPDGNAGK, from the coding sequence ATGACCGGCACGCCAAACACCGCTGAAGGTGACAAGATTCTCATCGTCGATGACGACCCGGGGCTGAGCAGCCTGCTGGAGCGTTTCTTCACCAGCAAGGGCTACCGTGCCCGCGCAGTGCCCAACACCGAGCAGATGGACCGCCTGCTGCAGCGTGAGGTGTTCAACCTGGTGGTGCTCGACTTGATGCTGCCGGGCGAGGATGGCCTGTCCGCGTGCAAGCGCCTGCGTCAGCAGAACAACCAGATCCCGATCATCATGCTCACCGCCAAGGGCGACGAGCTCAGCCGTATCAAGGGCCTGGAGCTGGGCGCCGACGACTACTTGGGCAAGCCATTCAACCCGGACGAGCTGATGGCCCGGGTCAAGGCCGTGCTGCGTCGCCAGGCACCGAGCGTGCCGGGTGCGCCGGGCAGCGAAGACGAATCGGTCACCTTTGGCGACTACGAGCTGTCGCTGGCTACCCGCGAGCTCAAACGCGGCGACGAAGTGCACATGCTCACCACCGGTGAGTTCGCCGTACTCAAGGCGCTGGTGATGCACGCACGCGAGCCGCTGACCCGCGACAAGCTGATGAACCTGGCCCGCGGCCGCGAATGGGACGCCCTGGAGCGCTCCATCGACGTGCAGATCTCGCGCCTGCGCCGCATGATCGAGCCGGACCCGTCCAAGCCGCGTTATATCCAGACCGTCTGGGGCGTGGGCTACGTGTTCGTGCCGGACGGAAACGCCGGTAAATGA
- a CDS encoding ATP-binding protein, with translation MKTPLWFPQSFFARTLWLVLIVVLFSKALTLVYLLMNEDVLVDRQYSHGVALTLRAYWAADEENRDKIAEAAGLIRVTGSGVPEGEQHWPYSEIYQRQMQAELGEDTEVRLRIHAPPALWVNAPSLGPGWLKVPLYPHPLRGQKIWNVLGWFLAIGLLSTASAWIFVRQLNQPLKRLVFAARQLGQGRSVRLPISDTPSEMTEVYRAFNQMAEDVEQAGRERELMLAGVSHDLRTPLTRLRLSLSLLNSDNELSDDMVRDIEDMDAILDQFLAFIRDGRDEPVEEVDLADLVREVVAPYNQPEERVRLCLEPIPPFPLRRVSLKRMLGNLIGNALHHAGKGVEVAAYVSGDESAPYVVLSVLDRGAGIDESELETIFNPFIRGDRARGGKGTGLGLAIVKRIAAQHGGNVELRNRSGGGIEARVRLPLGLLLPRNAV, from the coding sequence ATGAAAACACCGCTGTGGTTCCCGCAAAGTTTCTTCGCCCGCACCTTGTGGCTGGTGTTGATCGTCGTCCTGTTCTCCAAGGCCTTGACCCTGGTCTACCTGCTGATGAACGAGGACGTGCTGGTCGACCGTCAGTACAGCCATGGTGTGGCGCTGACCTTGCGTGCCTATTGGGCTGCCGACGAAGAAAACCGCGACAAAATTGCCGAGGCGGCCGGCCTTATCCGGGTTACTGGCTCTGGCGTGCCCGAGGGTGAGCAGCACTGGCCCTATAGCGAAATCTACCAACGGCAGATGCAGGCAGAACTGGGCGAGGACACCGAGGTGCGGCTGCGCATTCATGCGCCACCGGCGTTGTGGGTCAATGCGCCGAGCCTGGGCCCCGGTTGGCTGAAAGTACCGCTGTACCCGCACCCGCTGCGGGGGCAAAAAATTTGGAACGTGCTGGGTTGGTTTCTGGCCATTGGCCTGTTGTCCACCGCCTCGGCCTGGATTTTCGTGCGCCAATTGAACCAGCCGCTCAAGCGCCTGGTGTTTGCCGCTCGCCAGCTCGGCCAGGGGCGCAGCGTGCGCCTGCCGATCAGCGACACGCCCAGCGAAATGACCGAGGTGTACAGGGCCTTCAACCAGATGGCCGAGGATGTCGAGCAGGCTGGGCGCGAGCGCGAACTGATGCTGGCCGGGGTTTCCCACGACTTGCGTACGCCGCTGACGCGCCTGCGCCTGTCGCTGTCCTTGCTGAACAGTGACAACGAACTGAGTGACGACATGGTCCGCGATATCGAGGACATGGACGCGATCCTCGATCAGTTCCTGGCCTTTATCCGCGATGGCCGTGACGAGCCGGTGGAGGAGGTCGACCTGGCCGACTTGGTGCGCGAGGTGGTGGCGCCGTATAACCAGCCGGAAGAACGCGTGCGCCTGTGCCTGGAGCCGATCCCACCGTTCCCGCTGCGCCGGGTTTCGCTCAAGCGCATGCTGGGCAACCTGATTGGCAACGCCCTGCACCATGCCGGCAAGGGGGTTGAAGTGGCTGCCTATGTATCGGGCGACGAGAGTGCGCCGTATGTGGTGCTGAGCGTGCTGGACCGCGGGGCCGGCATCGACGAGTCGGAGCTGGAAACCATCTTCAACCCGTTCATTCGCGGCGACCGGGCGCGCGGTGGCAAGGGCACCGGGCTGGGGCTGGCGATCGTCAAGCGGATCGCCGCGCAGCATGGCGGCAATGTCGAGCTGCGCAATCGCTCTGGTGGCGGGATCGAGGCGCGGGTAAGGCTGCCGTTGGGGTTGTTGCTGCCGCGTAATGCTGTGTGA
- the rimK gene encoding 30S ribosomal protein S6--L-glutamate ligase — protein MKIAVLSRNPRLYSTRRLVEAGTQRGHEMVVIDTLRAYMNIASHKPQIHYRGKPLEDFDAVIPRIGASVTFYGCAVLRQFEMMGVYPLNESVAIARSRDKLRSLQLLSRRGIGLPITGFAHSPDDIPDLIQMVNGAPLVIKVLEGTQGIGVVLCETTKAAESVIEAFMGLKQNIMVQEYIKEAGGADIRCFVVGDKVIASMKRQAKPGEFRSNLHRGGVASLIKITPEERMTAIRAAKVMGLSVAGVDILRSNHGPLVMEVNSSPGLEGIEVTTGKNVAAMIIEHLEKNGGPNQTRTKGKG, from the coding sequence ATGAAGATCGCTGTGCTGTCGCGCAATCCGCGTCTGTATTCCACCCGCCGCCTGGTCGAAGCCGGCACCCAGCGGGGCCACGAAATGGTAGTGATCGATACCTTGCGGGCCTACATGAACATTGCCAGCCACAAACCGCAGATTCACTACCGCGGCAAGCCACTGGAAGACTTCGATGCGGTAATCCCGCGCATCGGTGCTTCGGTCACCTTCTATGGCTGTGCCGTGCTGCGCCAGTTCGAAATGATGGGCGTGTACCCACTCAACGAGTCGGTAGCCATTGCCCGCTCGCGGGACAAACTGCGCTCACTGCAACTGCTGTCACGGCGCGGCATCGGCCTACCAATCACCGGTTTCGCCCACTCCCCGGACGACATCCCCGACCTGATCCAGATGGTCAACGGCGCCCCACTGGTGATCAAGGTACTGGAAGGCACCCAGGGCATCGGCGTGGTGCTGTGCGAAACCACCAAGGCCGCCGAGTCGGTGATCGAGGCGTTCATGGGCCTGAAGCAGAACATCATGGTGCAGGAATACATCAAGGAAGCGGGAGGGGCGGATATCCGCTGCTTTGTGGTCGGCGACAAAGTCATCGCCTCGATGAAGCGCCAGGCCAAGCCTGGTGAGTTTCGCTCCAACCTGCACCGCGGCGGGGTGGCGAGTTTGATCAAGATCACCCCGGAAGAACGCATGACCGCCATTCGCGCGGCCAAGGTGATGGGCCTGAGCGTGGCGGGTGTGGATATCCTGCGTTCCAACCATGGGCCGCTGGTGATGGAGGTGAACTCATCGCCGGGGCTGGAAGGCATCGAAGTGACCACCGGCAAAAACGTGGCCGCGATGATCATCGAGCACCTGGAGAAAAATGGCGGGCCGAATCAGACCCGCACCAAGGGCAAGGGCTGA
- a CDS encoding ATP-dependent zinc protease, which produces MKTFDHLTVIGLREWVALPDLGVAGLRAKIDTGASTSSLHATEVEPFERDGQPWVRFTAHLGSVVQLRHRRCEAPLVTMKTIKSSNGQAQTRYVIRTSLALGDGVWEVEFTLACRKNMRYRLLLGSKALIHGQLVVNPGLKYVQDKPAFPATLSPVTGAA; this is translated from the coding sequence GTGAAGACATTTGACCATTTGACTGTGATCGGCCTGCGCGAGTGGGTCGCCCTGCCCGACCTTGGCGTGGCCGGGCTGCGCGCCAAGATCGACACCGGCGCCAGCACCTCCAGCCTGCACGCCACCGAGGTGGAGCCGTTCGAGCGCGACGGCCAGCCCTGGGTGCGTTTCACCGCACACCTGGGCTCGGTGGTGCAGTTGCGCCACCGCCGCTGCGAAGCACCGCTGGTGACCATGAAGACCATCAAGAGCTCCAACGGCCAGGCCCAGACCCGCTACGTCATCCGCACCTCATTGGCCTTGGGCGATGGAGTCTGGGAAGTGGAGTTCACCCTGGCTTGCCGCAAGAACATGCGCTACCGCCTGTTGCTCGGTTCCAAGGCCCTGATCCACGGCCAGCTGGTGGTCAACCCCGGCCTGAAGTACGTACAAGACAAACCGGCCTTTCCGGCCACCCTTTCCCCTGTCACAGGTGCTGCATGA
- a CDS encoding RNA-binding S4 domain-containing protein, producing MAQKAEDDDKVRLDKWLWAARFYKTRALAKAAIESGKVHCRGERCKPGKEPRVGDAFVLRTGFDERTVVVKALSVVRRGAPEAQALYEETEESVRRREQAAEMRKAGAMGVTTDGRPTKKQRRQIHQLHGSFE from the coding sequence ATGGCACAAAAAGCCGAAGACGACGACAAAGTCCGCTTGGACAAGTGGCTATGGGCGGCGCGCTTCTACAAGACACGGGCCCTGGCCAAGGCGGCGATCGAGAGCGGCAAGGTGCATTGCCGGGGCGAGCGCTGCAAGCCGGGCAAGGAACCGCGGGTGGGTGACGCGTTCGTGCTGCGCACCGGGTTCGATGAACGCACGGTGGTGGTAAAGGCGCTGTCGGTGGTGCGACGTGGGGCGCCAGAGGCGCAGGCGTTGTATGAAGAAACCGAAGAAAGTGTACGCCGCCGTGAGCAGGCGGCGGAAATGCGTAAGGCCGGGGCGATGGGTGTGACCACCGATGGCCGGCCGACCAAGAAGCAGCGGCGGCAGATTCACCAGCTGCATGGGAGCTTTGAATAG
- a CDS encoding phosphatase PAP2 family protein, with the protein MDNRPLFQARWSWGPLAACTLLAIALLCFWLWPIGQILCLTFDEWLFHSLNAPLADNPTWRYIWTLGSLRPFDIVVGLILLAVLIRGDWVFKAAQVREAFFGFLLTLILLVVIRALFSKWVDAMGWQHDSPSMVFDNVVHLSDYYPNLEKAWELKDRSSNSFPGDHASVLLIWALFMSVFSRRLVQYLVVWGLAVLFMLPRLVAGAHWGQDDYIGGLLMAVLALGWSCYTPLAAKGSAALIRWTAPLFNLLGKLPLVGRMAVTR; encoded by the coding sequence ATGGACAATCGACCACTGTTCCAAGCAAGGTGGTCTTGGGGGCCATTAGCAGCCTGTACGCTGCTTGCTATCGCTCTACTGTGTTTCTGGTTATGGCCTATTGGCCAGATCCTGTGCCTGACTTTCGACGAGTGGCTATTCCATAGCCTGAATGCGCCGCTGGCCGACAACCCCACCTGGCGTTATATCTGGACCCTTGGTAGCTTGCGCCCGTTCGACATCGTCGTCGGCCTGATCCTTCTGGCAGTGCTTATCCGTGGCGACTGGGTGTTCAAGGCAGCCCAGGTTCGCGAGGCCTTTTTCGGCTTTTTGCTCACGCTGATCCTCTTAGTGGTGATTCGCGCGCTGTTTTCCAAGTGGGTGGACGCAATGGGCTGGCAACACGACAGCCCATCGATGGTGTTCGACAACGTCGTGCACCTGAGCGATTACTACCCGAACCTGGAAAAAGCCTGGGAGCTGAAGGACCGCTCCAGCAACAGTTTCCCCGGCGACCATGCCTCGGTGCTGCTGATCTGGGCGCTGTTCATGAGCGTTTTCAGCCGCCGCCTGGTGCAGTACCTAGTGGTCTGGGGGCTGGCGGTGCTGTTCATGCTGCCGCGTCTGGTGGCTGGCGCCCACTGGGGGCAGGATGATTACATCGGTGGGTTGCTGATGGCTGTGCTGGCGTTGGGCTGGAGCTGCTATACGCCGCTGGCGGCCAAGGGCAGCGCGGCACTAATACGCTGGACGGCACCATTGTTCAACCTGCTGGGCAAATTACCACTGGTCGGGCGGATGGCAGTCACTCGCTAG